The Sulfurihydrogenibium sp. sequence TGATAGCATACTTTAATTTTATATCCACGTCCATCCTTGGAGATACAGAAATCGGCGTAAGAATAAACAGCATCATCTTTGGATTTTTAATAGCCATAATCATATACCTTTTTTCAAAAGAAGTCTTTAAAGATGAAAAATTAGCATTCTTTATTTCAGTGTTCATCTATCTAATACCGGCTTATGACATAGCATCTATAATTTTTCTCACAGATACACCACTTGCTTTTTTCTACCTGCTTTTAAGCTATCTATTTTACAAATCAGTTTATGAAAACAAACCAATTTTATGGATTTTAACAGGCATATCAGCAGGTTTAGCTTTTTTGTCTAAGTACTCAGCTGTTTTTTTCTTTCCAGTTGCTATTATCTTTGTTTTACTTTTTAAAAGAGATATTTTCAAAGAAAAATGGTTTTATATCTCAATATTGATAGCAGGATTGTTTACCTTGCCGGTCATATATTGGAATGTAGCAAATGATTTTGTAAGTTTTAAACATGTTGGCAAATTGGCAGGAGCAGATGAAAAAACGCTGAGCATAAACTTAAAGCATTTTGGAGATTACATACTTGGACAGATAGGTATAAACTCTGTCTTTTTATTTGCGTTTATGGTTTATGAAGTGTTTAGAGCCATTAAAGAAAAAGATGAAAAACTTATATACTTATCCTTATCTCCTATTATAGTTTTTGTATTTTTTGGCGGGATTGCCCTGTTTAAAAACGTTGAAGCAAATTGGCCAGCCTTTGGATATGCTACTTTATACATGCTTGGTGGTTATGTAGTTTATAAAAGATTTTTAAAAATCTCTACCATTTTAATGTTTTTATCAGGACTATCTATCATCATTCTTTTTTATACGCCGATACTTGACAAAGTAGGATTAACAAAACTTCTTCCACCGGAAAAAGACCCGAGCAAAAGGCTTGTAGGTTGGCAAGAACTTGGTAGTTATGTTAAATCTTTAACAGAAAAATATCAAAAGAACTTTATATTTTCAGACTCTTATCACATCTCTTCTGAGCTTGCTTTTTATGTGAAACCATTTAGACAAACTTACTGCATCAGAGTAGATAGAAGAATGACCCAGTTTGATTTATGGGAAGGTATAAAAAAGTTTGAAAATAAAGGATATTACGGCATTTACGTTGCAGACCATCCAATCACTGAAAAAGTAAAGTCAGGTTTTGAAAGCTTAGAGTTTGAATCACAGTATAAGGTAAAATATAGAGGAAAAGAGGTAAAGACTTATTACATTTACATACTGAAAAACTACAAACACATTGAAGAAGACCCAATACTTAGCTACTAAAGGAGCAAGATAGATGAAAATAAGAATTGGAACAAGGAAAAGTCAATTAGCTTTATGGCAAGCAAATTATATTGCAGATAGACTGAGAGAAATTCACGGCATAGAAGTTGAGCTTGTTAAAATCACTACTCAGGGAGATAAAATCTTAGATGTTCCACTTGCAAAGATAGGCGGAAAAGGATTATTTGTAAAAGAGATAGAAGATGCACTTCTTAGAAATGAAATAGATATTGCGGTTCACTCATTAAAAGATGTGCCAACAGTACTACCGGAGGGATTAGAGCTTATAGCAATTACAGAAAGAGAAGACCCAAGGGATGCCTTTTTATCTATAAGGTATGAAAACATCTACCAGCTTCCGGAAAACGCAGTTATTGGCACAAGTAGCTTAAGAAGAAAATCACAAATAATGAAAATCAGAAAAGATTTACAAATAAAAGATTTAAGAGGAAATGTTGACACAAGAATAAGAAAGCTTGAAGAAGGGCAGTATGACGCAATCATCCTTGCCTATGCAGGGCTAAAAAGACTTGGTCTTGATAGTAAAGTCAAATACATATTTTCTCCGGACGAGATGATACCGGCAGTTTGCCAAGGCTTTCTTGCCATAGAAGGAAGGTCTGATGATGAAAGAATAAAAAATTTAATAAAACCTTTAAACCATTATGAAAGCTATTTAAAAGCAACCGCAGAAAGAAGCTTTCTAAAAACGTTGGAAGGTGGATGCCAAGTTCCACTTGGTGCATACTGTGAGATTAAAGAAAACAGCTTTGTAATCACAGGCTTCATTGCAGACTTGGAAGGAAAAGAATATTATCAAGAAAAAATGATAGAGCAAATAAAAGAAAATCCACAAGAGCAGGCTATCATTCTTGGAAAAACCTTAGCAGAAAAACTTTTAAACGAGGGTGGTAAACAAATTCTAACCAAAATTTATGGAAAATGATATAATAAAAATTAAACAAAATAAAAACAGCAGGTAAAAAATGAAAATATCCGATAATATTAAATCGGCAAGAATAGGGAAAGGATTAACTATAAAAGAGCTATCTTCTTTAGCAGGAGTTAGCATAGATATAATAGAAAAAATAGAAAATGATGAAGACTTTGCTTTAAAAGACCCATACGGAAGATTGTATGCAAAAAAGCTTTGCCAGTTTTTACAGCTTGACTGTAATCTTCCATCCGAAACAGTAGAAATAAATTTAATAAAAGAGAAAAATCACAACTTTTCTCAAAAATTATCAAAATTTTTGCCACATCTATTTGCAGGTTTTATATTGATAGCATTCATTTATGCAAATGCAAATCTTAATAAAAATCCTACTTTTCAAGTAAATCCTGTTCAGCATAAAGAAGAAACAAAACAAGTCACAATTACGTCGGAAAATCAAGATAATAAAATAACTTATATAGTTTTAAAAGCAGATGATGAAGTATGGATTACAGCCACAATAGACGGAGAAAAAACTATCTTTAACATCAAAAAAGATGAAGAAAAGACTCTTTATTTTGAAAATAAGATAGTATTTGAAACTGTAGGAAATGCTGATAAATTAAAAATTATCTTCGGAGACCAAGAAGTAAGGATTTCTGATAGAGAAATTATCCATAACGTATTTGTTGATTCAGAAGGTATATTCTACAATGGGTACAACGTGTTAAGAGGTGCTCCAAAGATTTGATTCCACCAAAAGAAGCTATTTTAAAAGCTATATCTGAAGTTAAACCATACGTAGACCAAAGAATAAGTCAGTTTAAATCTCTAAAAGAAAAAGGCTTAACTATCTTTGACTTTAAACCTTTTGTTGATATTAAAGCCTACGAAGCAGATATTTTTTCTGAAGCTTGCTTTTGTATCCTGACAGCCAATTTTAAAGCAGAAGTAGGAATAAAGATTCAAGCAGAGGTTGGCATTGAAGGATTTAAAAATTATTCTTTAGAAGAGCTTTATAACATCCTTAAAAAGCATGGGCATAGGTTTGCAATGCAGAGAGCAGAAAGAATAGTAAATCTAAGACCACTTGAAAGCTTTTTGCAGGAGATTAGATATTACGATGATGGCAAAAAGGCAAGAGAAGAGCTTGTTAAAAAAGTTAAAGGCTATGGATACAAAGAAGCATCACATTTTTTAAGAAACATAGGATTTGAAGATGTAGCAATCATAGACAGACATATATCAAGATTTTTATTTGAAAACAATCTTGTAAAGCCAAGAAAAACAATGACAAAAAATTTATACTTAGAATCAGAATCAGCCTTAGAAAACCTCTGCCAAGAGTTAAATCTAACACAAGCAGAGCTTGATTTATATATTTTTTATATCAAAACAAAGAAAGTTTTAAAATGATAGAGCTACTTAAAGATTTAGCAGAAAAAAACGGCATAATCCTTACAGACAATCAACTTGAACTATTTGACAAATACCTTTCAATGCTTTTAAAATGGAACAAAGTTTATAATCTAACATCTGTAAGAAAAAAAGACGAAATAGTTATCAAACATTTTTTAGACAGCTTAACCCTTGTAAAACTTTTTGAAGCCAAGGTAATAGATGTAGAAGACAAAGAGATAGCAGACTTTGGAACCGGCGGCGGTTTTCCGGGAGTACCACTAAAAATCTACTATCAAGACAAAATCAAGCTTTATTTGATTGAATCTATCAATAAAAAATGCATCTTCTTAGAGATGCTGAAAAAAGAGCTTAAGATAGATTATACGGTTTTGTG is a genomic window containing:
- a CDS encoding glycosyltransferase family 39 protein, encoding MFRYVLITHLFFAIIRILYVLYRDIDLSTEEAQYWLWSKHLDLSYYSKPPLIAYFNFISTSILGDTEIGVRINSIIFGFLIAIIIYLFSKEVFKDEKLAFFISVFIYLIPAYDIASIIFLTDTPLAFFYLLLSYLFYKSVYENKPILWILTGISAGLAFLSKYSAVFFFPVAIIFVLLFKRDIFKEKWFYISILIAGLFTLPVIYWNVANDFVSFKHVGKLAGADEKTLSINLKHFGDYILGQIGINSVFLFAFMVYEVFRAIKEKDEKLIYLSLSPIIVFVFFGGIALFKNVEANWPAFGYATLYMLGGYVVYKRFLKISTILMFLSGLSIIILFYTPILDKVGLTKLLPPEKDPSKRLVGWQELGSYVKSLTEKYQKNFIFSDSYHISSELAFYVKPFRQTYCIRVDRRMTQFDLWEGIKKFENKGYYGIYVADHPITEKVKSGFESLEFESQYKVKYRGKEVKTYYIYILKNYKHIEEDPILSY
- a CDS encoding N-glycosylase/DNA lyase, whose translation is MIPPKEAILKAISEVKPYVDQRISQFKSLKEKGLTIFDFKPFVDIKAYEADIFSEACFCILTANFKAEVGIKIQAEVGIEGFKNYSLEELYNILKKHGHRFAMQRAERIVNLRPLESFLQEIRYYDDGKKAREELVKKVKGYGYKEASHFLRNIGFEDVAIIDRHISRFLFENNLVKPRKTMTKNLYLESESALENLCQELNLTQAELDLYIFYIKTKKVLK
- a CDS encoding helix-turn-helix domain-containing protein, with product MKISDNIKSARIGKGLTIKELSSLAGVSIDIIEKIENDEDFALKDPYGRLYAKKLCQFLQLDCNLPSETVEINLIKEKNHNFSQKLSKFLPHLFAGFILIAFIYANANLNKNPTFQVNPVQHKEETKQVTITSENQDNKITYIVLKADDEVWITATIDGEKTIFNIKKDEEKTLYFENKIVFETVGNADKLKIIFGDQEVRISDREIIHNVFVDSEGIFYNGYNVLRGAPKI
- the hemC gene encoding hydroxymethylbilane synthase encodes the protein MKIRIGTRKSQLALWQANYIADRLREIHGIEVELVKITTQGDKILDVPLAKIGGKGLFVKEIEDALLRNEIDIAVHSLKDVPTVLPEGLELIAITEREDPRDAFLSIRYENIYQLPENAVIGTSSLRRKSQIMKIRKDLQIKDLRGNVDTRIRKLEEGQYDAIILAYAGLKRLGLDSKVKYIFSPDEMIPAVCQGFLAIEGRSDDERIKNLIKPLNHYESYLKATAERSFLKTLEGGCQVPLGAYCEIKENSFVITGFIADLEGKEYYQEKMIEQIKENPQEQAIILGKTLAEKLLNEGGKQILTKIYGK
- the rsmG gene encoding 16S rRNA (guanine(527)-N(7))-methyltransferase RsmG, which produces MIELLKDLAEKNGIILTDNQLELFDKYLSMLLKWNKVYNLTSVRKKDEIVIKHFLDSLTLVKLFEAKVIDVEDKEIADFGTGGGFPGVPLKIYYQDKIKLYLIESINKKCIFLEMLKKELKIDYTVLCDRAENIDKKFDIVVSRATGETFEVLKIGKNLLKENGIIVIMKGKDIEEELKPYTTKMSFKGLPERSFIVMTKY